The following proteins are co-located in the Verrucomicrobiia bacterium genome:
- a CDS encoding ATP-binding protein encodes MAESEATFTSRIRRRTPLVYGFLLAVWATIIIWQVLEYRWVKESARTALINRSRDIAATLSIVIRSQRRFGGIVSQERLESALNELAKSGELISVALLNASGNVVASAGKPLDLEKKDATQQGERWGDRSVTLVNLIDLGASVTPEGETNRPTIILSRRDATNGVRNVGRGFERGESRPDDPGLQRPPDSVATNSPTTNTDERTESPRDRGGRPRFGRPFWMDEKEYQALSETRGLHGLVVAMSTESFRTASLRDLWLRFIIGFLATVSVVGIGLAWQNLVKTSELQVYLLRASELNSHLREMNVAAAGLAHETRNPLNIVRGLAQMISKEPGTPEEIRGKSLQITDEVDRVTAQLNEFINYSRPREVRRSVVALGAVIGDVVRALQSDIDDKAIQLKIEDEGLTVEADAQLLRQVLFNLLINSIQAIPARGEIQIISRRSSATEAQLDVRDNGPGVSREHRAEIFKPYFTTHPKGTGLGLAVVQQIVLAHGWEIQYIPKEPKGAIFRLSRLKLAAKAG; translated from the coding sequence ATGGCCGAATCCGAAGCGACTTTTACTTCGCGCATCCGACGCCGGACTCCGCTTGTTTACGGATTTCTGCTGGCGGTTTGGGCGACGATTATTATCTGGCAGGTCCTGGAGTATCGCTGGGTCAAGGAATCGGCGCGGACCGCCCTCATCAATCGATCCCGGGACATTGCCGCAACGCTCAGCATCGTCATTCGATCGCAACGGCGCTTCGGTGGGATCGTCTCCCAGGAACGACTCGAATCCGCCCTGAACGAACTCGCAAAGTCGGGCGAACTCATCTCGGTCGCGCTTTTGAACGCTTCCGGCAATGTGGTGGCCTCCGCGGGCAAACCCCTTGATCTCGAAAAAAAGGATGCGACGCAACAGGGTGAACGCTGGGGAGACCGGAGTGTCACTCTCGTGAACCTGATTGATCTGGGCGCGAGCGTGACCCCGGAAGGCGAAACCAATCGCCCAACCATTATTCTCTCGCGACGAGATGCGACCAACGGAGTTCGTAATGTCGGGAGAGGATTCGAGCGCGGTGAGTCTCGTCCGGACGATCCGGGTTTACAACGCCCTCCTGACAGTGTGGCCACAAACAGCCCGACAACGAACACAGACGAACGGACCGAAAGCCCAAGGGACCGAGGAGGCCGACCTCGCTTCGGACGCCCGTTTTGGATGGATGAGAAAGAATATCAGGCGTTGAGCGAGACCCGTGGGTTGCATGGTTTGGTGGTCGCCATGTCCACCGAGTCCTTTCGCACCGCGTCGCTTCGCGATCTCTGGTTGCGCTTCATCATTGGCTTCCTGGCGACCGTTTCCGTCGTCGGCATCGGCCTGGCATGGCAGAATCTCGTCAAGACCTCGGAATTGCAGGTCTACCTGCTGCGCGCCAGCGAACTGAACTCGCACTTGCGGGAGATGAATGTGGCTGCGGCCGGCCTCGCCCATGAGACGCGCAATCCGCTGAACATCGTCCGCGGCCTGGCGCAAATGATCTCCAAGGAGCCCGGCACACCGGAGGAAATCCGGGGCAAGTCGCTCCAGATCACCGACGAGGTGGATCGCGTCACCGCCCAACTGAACGAGTTCATCAATTATTCCCGGCCGCGAGAAGTGCGTCGGTCGGTGGTTGCCCTGGGTGCGGTGATTGGCGACGTGGTCCGCGCGCTCCAAAGCGATATCGACGACAAGGCCATCCAGCTCAAGATCGAAGACGAGGGCCTGACCGTGGAGGCCGACGCCCAGTTGCTTCGCCAGGTTCTTTTTAACCTGCTGATCAACAGCATTCAGGCCATCCCGGCTCGCGGGGAGATCCAAATTATTTCTCGGAGAAGCAGCGCCACGGAGGCGCAGCTTGATGTCCGCGACAATGGTCCCGGCGTTTCTCGCGAGCATCGCGCTGAAATCTTTAAACCATATTTCACCACCCATCCGAAGGGAACAGGATTGGGGCTGGCGGTAGTCCAGCAAATTGTTCTCGCGCATGGGTGGGAGATTCAATATATCCCCAAGGAACCAAAGGGAGCGATCTTTCGTCTCAGCCGCCTGAAACTTGCGGCAAAGGCGGGATGA
- a CDS encoding sigma-54 dependent transcriptional regulator — protein MSPKTNHPSPGAARILIVDDDAGQRSLLNSFLNGQGFETVPVSSGERALEVLGEQEVAMMISDVRMPGISGLETLHRLRKLRPTLPVLLVTAYADIRDAVVAMRDGAVNYLEKPIDLDELLASVRNALGLEGAMAPKVTEDRPLPEGVVASSPLMRAVFRDTSLVASSETRILLTGESGVGKEVIAEVIHAWSRRSTGPLIKVNCAAIPETLLESELFGHEKGAFTGAYTQRIGRFEEANQGTIFLDEIVEMSPSLQAKLLRVLQDGRFQRVGSNKELHTDARILAATNRDLEEVVANGEFREDLYYRLNVMEIHVPPLRERPEDILPLATRFLAQFTNNQAKFSPGVARFLEGYKWPGNVRELRNAIERAVLMSHGDLILPEHFPARVQEDPAKSAERLTVQASRLEDLEREAILLALREHSFNRTETAKALGLSRRALLYKVHRLRELGFQVDPPAPDVKAT, from the coding sequence ATGTCACCGAAAACCAATCATCCATCCCCGGGCGCAGCCCGCATCCTGATCGTCGATGACGACGCCGGACAGCGGAGCCTTCTGAATTCGTTTCTGAACGGCCAGGGGTTTGAGACAGTACCGGTTTCCTCGGGCGAGCGAGCGCTCGAAGTCCTGGGCGAGCAGGAAGTCGCCATGATGATTTCTGACGTGCGGATGCCCGGCATCTCGGGTCTCGAGACGCTGCATCGCCTGCGAAAGCTGCGCCCGACCCTGCCCGTCCTGCTCGTCACCGCCTATGCGGACATCCGCGACGCCGTCGTGGCGATGCGCGACGGCGCGGTGAATTACCTGGAAAAGCCCATTGATCTGGACGAATTGCTGGCTTCCGTTCGAAACGCCCTTGGCCTCGAAGGCGCGATGGCCCCCAAAGTCACCGAAGACCGCCCGCTGCCGGAGGGTGTCGTGGCCAGTAGCCCGCTCATGCGAGCTGTTTTTCGCGACACTTCGCTGGTCGCTTCGTCGGAAACACGGATCCTCCTCACCGGCGAGAGTGGCGTCGGCAAGGAAGTGATTGCCGAGGTCATCCACGCCTGGAGCCGCCGGTCCACCGGTCCCCTGATCAAGGTGAACTGCGCGGCCATCCCGGAGACGCTCCTGGAGAGCGAGCTCTTCGGCCACGAGAAAGGCGCCTTCACGGGCGCGTATACCCAGCGCATCGGGCGTTTCGAGGAGGCCAATCAAGGGACCATTTTTCTCGACGAAATTGTCGAAATGTCGCCCTCCTTGCAGGCCAAACTGCTGCGAGTCCTGCAGGACGGGCGGTTTCAACGTGTCGGCTCCAACAAGGAACTGCACACTGACGCGCGCATTCTCGCCGCGACCAACCGCGACCTGGAGGAAGTGGTCGCCAACGGGGAATTCCGCGAGGACCTGTATTACCGACTGAATGTGATGGAGATTCACGTTCCGCCGCTTCGCGAACGCCCCGAGGACATCCTCCCGCTGGCCACGCGGTTTCTTGCGCAGTTTACCAACAACCAGGCGAAGTTTTCGCCGGGTGTCGCCCGTTTTCTGGAGGGATACAAGTGGCCCGGCAATGTTCGCGAACTGCGCAACGCGATCGAGCGCGCCGTGCTGATGTCGCATGGCGACCTGATCCTGCCGGAACACTTCCCCGCGCGCGTCCAGGAGGACCCGGCGAAGTCCGCGGAAAGGCTGACCGTGCAAGCCAGCCGGTTGGAAGACCTCGAACGGGAGGCCATTCTTCTTGCCTTGCGTGAGCACAGTTTTAACCGTACCGAGACCGCCAAGGCGCTTGGCCTTAGCCGTCGAGCGCTGTTGTACAAGGTGCATCGACTGCGAGAACTCGGATTCCAAGTCGATCCGCCCGCGCCGGATGTCAAAGCGACCTGA
- a CDS encoding glycoside hydrolase 43 family protein: MRRVLGVFALMMACVSCQTGSRVGASATGLGPWVPDNGDGTYKNPVICADYSDPDVVRVGDDFYLVSSSFNCVPGLPVLHSKDLVNWTIIEHVFDKFSYGNFDVPQHGNGVWAPSIRYHKGEFYVYFADPDYGIFMAKTRNPAGPWEPLVRVQESKGWIDPSPFWDDDGNAYLVHAWAKSRAGVNSILTINRMSADGTKLLDEGKLVVDGRDGKYPTLEGPKMYKRNGWYYLMAPAGGVPKGYQLAFRARNVFGPYEGRIVMDQGKTEINGPHQGGWVELKSGENWFVHFQDRGAYGRVVHLQPVKWVDDWPVMGIDKDGNGKGEPVSLCKKPDVGRSYPVLVPQTSDEFDSRRLGLQWQWEGNYHKEWTSLTERPGWLRLFAIAIPDKGTNLWSAPNLFLQKLPAPEFTVTTKLEFGKLAVGEKAGLIVMGASYAYLAVERTSSGARVVEVTCRDAAKGGKEIGESGADCASDSLLLRVKVNPGAICQFSYGGDGKGFTPVGESFQATAGRWMGAKVGLFSFAKDGAEQRGYADFDWFRFE, encoded by the coding sequence GTGCGAAGGGTGCTGGGAGTTTTTGCGCTGATGATGGCGTGTGTTTCGTGCCAGACGGGTTCACGCGTTGGCGCTTCGGCGACGGGCCTTGGGCCTTGGGTTCCGGACAATGGGGACGGCACTTACAAGAACCCGGTCATTTGTGCCGATTATTCGGATCCGGATGTGGTGCGGGTGGGGGATGATTTCTATTTGGTGTCGTCGAGTTTCAACTGTGTGCCGGGGTTGCCAGTCTTGCATTCGAAGGATTTGGTCAACTGGACGATCATCGAGCACGTGTTCGACAAGTTTTCCTATGGAAACTTCGATGTGCCGCAACATGGCAATGGGGTTTGGGCACCGAGCATTCGCTATCACAAGGGTGAGTTCTACGTTTATTTCGCAGATCCCGATTACGGCATCTTCATGGCGAAGACGAGGAATCCGGCCGGGCCGTGGGAACCGTTGGTGCGTGTTCAAGAATCGAAGGGTTGGATCGATCCGTCCCCGTTTTGGGATGATGACGGGAACGCCTATCTCGTACACGCGTGGGCCAAGAGCCGCGCCGGGGTCAACAGCATTCTCACCATCAATCGGATGAGCGCGGACGGCACGAAACTTTTGGATGAAGGGAAGCTGGTCGTTGACGGGCGGGACGGCAAGTATCCCACACTTGAAGGCCCGAAGATGTACAAGCGGAATGGTTGGTACTATCTAATGGCCCCGGCGGGCGGGGTGCCGAAAGGTTATCAACTGGCGTTCCGTGCTCGGAATGTTTTTGGGCCTTATGAAGGCCGGATCGTGATGGACCAAGGGAAGACGGAGATCAACGGGCCGCACCAGGGCGGGTGGGTGGAGTTGAAGTCTGGGGAGAACTGGTTCGTTCACTTCCAGGACCGTGGCGCGTACGGGCGGGTGGTCCACCTGCAGCCGGTCAAATGGGTGGATGATTGGCCGGTGATGGGGATCGACAAGGATGGGAATGGCAAAGGCGAACCGGTGTCTCTCTGCAAAAAGCCGGATGTTGGCCGGAGTTATCCTGTACTCGTCCCGCAGACGAGTGATGAATTCGATTCGCGGCGGTTGGGGTTGCAGTGGCAGTGGGAGGGGAATTATCACAAAGAATGGACGTCGCTTACGGAGCGGCCGGGGTGGCTGCGGCTATTCGCTATTGCGATTCCCGACAAGGGCACCAATCTATGGAGCGCGCCGAATTTGTTTTTGCAGAAACTTCCCGCTCCCGAGTTCACCGTCACCACGAAGCTTGAGTTTGGCAAACTGGCAGTGGGGGAGAAGGCCGGGCTGATCGTCATGGGAGCAAGCTACGCGTACCTCGCGGTGGAGCGGACATCTTCCGGTGCTCGGGTGGTCGAGGTCACTTGTCGGGACGCGGCCAAAGGTGGGAAGGAGATTGGGGAAAGCGGCGCTGATTGCGCGAGCGATTCCTTGCTGCTCCGGGTCAAGGTGAATCCCGGCGCGATTTGCCAATTCAGCTACGGCGGCGATGGGAAAGGGTTCACACCTGTGGGCGAATCCTTCCAGGCCACCGCTGGTCGATGGATGGGCGCGAAGGTTGGATTATTCTCCTTTGCGAAGGATGGCGCGGAGCAGCGAGGTTATGCGGACTTCGATTGGTTCCGATTTGAGTAA
- a CDS encoding DUF4034 domain-containing protein, which produces MKKRAITNGGSFVLGLILFVCGLNFQAIADPMNNADLAWYRGLYVAPYVQVNTHPNPWDADAQALLEMCARRYAGIADAPTHEEIGVKAKSVIDAGCTEPLVYYVYYCQLRRAGPKAPDGELQGPDEMWLRKAFEGFRATKYPRRLAMKAALSVALFEKRKEKEHSGESRRLALAAVDFGIEAISNQEYMAKNGVPETNRLTSDLEYLRDMTEKVGFDTAKGFQRMVDRLGDGYFSNILDVIDTIASHERVPDHREWETLQRKGRRLLRTERFDELDQLATDLVTKKLRFQGGEWKSVYLYDGLKLPRKSPEEDWAKRFELIERWRTANPDSVPARLVQARTYMEYAWNARGGGYADSVAPAAWKFFSGRMAKAHDMLLLIPSANRQNPEWYRLMLMNLAETQQTDDYRECLQQAHELKLDYDWFDKQTAWYSLPRWYGNKGDWQKVAETAGDTTKDEDGDALYARVVWHIWDSTEGSNSDIRNKFFEKNNLSWPRMKQGFRDIEKRYPGSLWNLNAFCRFACMAKDKKAAHELFDRIDKNWDVAIWSNRLQYRAWRGWAETKDDDQLTSK; this is translated from the coding sequence ATGAAGAAGCGTGCGATCACAAATGGCGGGTCCTTTGTCCTTGGGCTGATTCTCTTCGTTTGCGGGCTGAATTTTCAGGCGATTGCGGACCCGATGAACAATGCGGATCTGGCGTGGTACCGGGGTCTCTATGTTGCGCCCTACGTGCAGGTGAATACGCACCCAAACCCCTGGGACGCTGACGCGCAAGCCTTGTTGGAGATGTGCGCGCGCCGCTATGCGGGTATTGCCGACGCGCCGACGCATGAGGAAATTGGCGTCAAAGCAAAATCAGTTATCGACGCCGGTTGCACCGAGCCATTGGTTTACTACGTCTATTACTGTCAGTTGCGTCGCGCCGGTCCGAAAGCGCCGGATGGAGAGTTGCAAGGGCCGGACGAAATGTGGTTGCGCAAGGCCTTCGAAGGTTTTCGCGCGACGAAATATCCACGACGCCTGGCCATGAAAGCTGCATTGAGTGTGGCCCTCTTCGAAAAGAGAAAGGAAAAAGAGCACTCCGGAGAATCGCGGCGCCTGGCATTGGCGGCGGTGGATTTTGGGATTGAAGCCATTTCCAACCAGGAATACATGGCGAAGAATGGCGTACCGGAAACGAACCGGCTGACGAGCGATTTGGAATACTTGCGAGACATGACGGAGAAGGTGGGATTTGATACAGCGAAAGGATTTCAGCGGATGGTGGATCGATTGGGGGATGGTTACTTTTCCAATATCCTCGATGTGATCGATACGATTGCCTCCCATGAGCGCGTTCCCGATCATCGCGAGTGGGAGACGCTGCAGCGGAAAGGCCGGCGACTGTTGCGGACAGAACGGTTTGATGAGTTGGATCAATTGGCGACTGATCTGGTGACGAAGAAGTTACGGTTTCAGGGCGGTGAGTGGAAATCGGTCTATTTATATGACGGACTGAAATTGCCTCGCAAGTCGCCGGAGGAGGATTGGGCCAAGCGGTTTGAATTGATTGAGCGCTGGCGAACAGCCAATCCTGATTCCGTGCCAGCGCGGCTGGTACAGGCGCGGACGTATATGGAATATGCCTGGAATGCGCGCGGTGGAGGCTACGCCGATAGTGTGGCCCCGGCTGCGTGGAAGTTTTTCTCTGGGCGAATGGCAAAAGCGCACGACATGTTGTTGCTCATCCCGTCGGCGAATCGCCAGAACCCCGAGTGGTACCGATTGATGTTGATGAACCTGGCGGAGACGCAACAAACCGACGACTACCGCGAGTGCCTGCAACAGGCGCACGAACTGAAACTGGACTACGATTGGTTTGATAAACAAACCGCTTGGTATTCATTGCCGCGATGGTACGGGAACAAGGGCGACTGGCAGAAGGTTGCCGAGACGGCGGGGGACACGACCAAGGATGAAGACGGCGACGCCCTGTATGCGCGGGTAGTCTGGCACATCTGGGATTCCACCGAAGGCAGCAACTCGGATATTCGTAACAAGTTCTTCGAGAAAAACAACCTCTCGTGGCCGCGCATGAAGCAAGGTTTTCGGGACATCGAGAAACGCTATCCCGGATCGTTGTGGAACCTGAATGCATTCTGTCGCTTTGCCTGCATGGCAAAAGACAAAAAGGCCGCGCATGAGTTGTTCGATCGTATCGACAAAAACTGGGACGTCGCAATATGGTCGAATCGCCTCCAGTATCGCGCCTGGAGAGGGTGGGCGGAGACCAAAGACGACGACCAACTCACCAGTAAGTAA
- the xylA gene encoding xylose isomerase, which translates to MAAPAFSDITRIEYEGPKSKNPLAFKHYHATEKLDSKTLRDHLRFAVCYWHTFRNPLSDPFGPGTALRPWDDGSNSIANAQRRVRAAFEFIEKLGAPFYCFHDRDVAPEGKNLRETNQSLDAVVKVLKEEQQRTGIKLLWGTANLFSNPRYVHGAATSCSADVFAFAAAQVKKALEVTHELGGAGYVFWGGREGYSTLLNTDLKREQEHLAKFLRLAVDYKKSLGFKGQFFIEPKPKEPTKHQYDSDAAACLNFLREFDLLDHFQLNIETNHATLAGHTMQHELTVAAAAGKLGSIDANRGDELLGWDTDQFPTDVYLATQVMLVLLDMGGFKAGGLNFDAKVRRESFEPVDLFHAHIGGMDAFARGLKIAAAIRKDGRLAAFVKERYASWDRGLGKDIEKGKLDLKDLETYMLKKGEADANTSGRQELLENLINEFI; encoded by the coding sequence ATGGCGGCGCCAGCATTCTCCGACATTACACGAATCGAATACGAAGGGCCGAAGTCGAAGAACCCGCTCGCCTTCAAGCATTACCACGCCACTGAAAAACTCGACAGCAAAACGCTTCGCGATCATTTGCGGTTCGCGGTCTGTTACTGGCACACGTTTCGCAACCCATTGAGCGATCCGTTCGGGCCGGGCACGGCACTGCGCCCGTGGGATGATGGTTCGAACTCCATCGCCAACGCCCAGCGCCGCGTGCGCGCGGCATTCGAGTTCATCGAAAAACTCGGCGCGCCGTTCTATTGTTTTCACGACCGCGACGTGGCGCCCGAAGGCAAGAATCTCCGCGAAACCAATCAGAGCCTGGATGCCGTTGTAAAAGTTCTCAAGGAAGAACAACAGCGTACCGGCATCAAGCTGCTCTGGGGTACCGCCAACCTCTTTTCCAATCCGCGCTACGTCCACGGCGCGGCAACGAGTTGCAGCGCCGACGTGTTCGCGTTCGCCGCGGCGCAGGTGAAAAAGGCCCTCGAAGTCACGCACGAACTCGGCGGTGCGGGCTACGTCTTCTGGGGCGGACGCGAAGGCTATTCGACCCTCCTCAATACCGACCTCAAGCGGGAACAGGAACATCTCGCGAAATTCCTGCGCCTGGCTGTCGATTATAAAAAATCCCTCGGCTTCAAAGGCCAGTTTTTCATTGAGCCGAAGCCGAAGGAGCCGACGAAGCATCAATACGACTCCGACGCGGCAGCCTGCTTGAATTTTCTGCGCGAGTTCGACCTGCTCGACCACTTTCAACTCAACATCGAAACCAACCACGCCACGCTGGCCGGTCACACGATGCAGCACGAACTCACAGTCGCGGCCGCCGCCGGCAAGCTCGGGTCGATCGACGCCAATCGCGGCGACGAACTCCTCGGGTGGGACACCGACCAGTTTCCAACCGACGTCTACCTGGCGACACAAGTCATGCTCGTCTTGCTCGACATGGGAGGTTTCAAAGCCGGCGGGCTCAACTTCGACGCCAAAGTCCGCCGCGAGAGTTTCGAGCCGGTGGATTTGTTCCACGCGCACATCGGCGGCATGGACGCGTTCGCGCGCGGACTGAAGATTGCCGCCGCGATCCGCAAGGATGGCCGTCTCGCGGCATTCGTGAAAGAGCGTTACGCCTCGTGGGACCGCGGCCTCGGCAAGGACATTGAAAAAGGCAAACTCGACCTCAAGGACCTGGAAACCTACATGCTTAAGAAGGGCGAGGCCGACGCGAACACAAGCGGACGACAAGAGCTGCTGGAGAATCTCATCAACGAATTTATTTAA
- the eda gene encoding bifunctional 4-hydroxy-2-oxoglutarate aldolase/2-dehydro-3-deoxy-phosphogluconate aldolase, with product MERISKVRVVPVVVIDRAEDAVPLAEALLAGGLNVMEITFRTPAAEQSLRNVVKAFPKMLVGAGTILDTDQLQRAIDAGAQFAVAPGLNEVVVKKSLALKLPFVPGVMTPSDVEHGLALGCKLQKFFPAEAAGGVKMLQSLAGPYAHTGLKFIPLGGVNAGNARAYLSLPIVAAIGGSWMVERKLIAEKNWPAIRTLTTEAVQLAASVAV from the coding sequence ATGGAACGCATATCAAAAGTACGAGTTGTGCCCGTCGTAGTCATTGACCGCGCGGAAGACGCTGTTCCGCTGGCCGAGGCGCTCCTCGCTGGCGGGCTCAACGTCATGGAGATCACCTTCCGCACGCCTGCTGCCGAGCAGTCCCTCCGCAACGTCGTGAAAGCGTTCCCCAAAATGTTGGTGGGCGCCGGCACGATCCTGGATACGGACCAATTGCAGCGCGCCATCGACGCCGGCGCGCAGTTCGCCGTCGCGCCGGGCTTGAATGAGGTGGTCGTAAAGAAATCGCTCGCGTTGAAACTTCCGTTCGTCCCCGGCGTCATGACGCCCTCCGACGTCGAGCATGGGTTGGCGCTGGGCTGTAAGCTCCAGAAGTTTTTTCCTGCCGAAGCCGCCGGCGGCGTGAAGATGCTCCAGTCGCTGGCCGGGCCGTATGCGCACACCGGGTTGAAATTCATCCCGCTAGGCGGCGTCAACGCCGGCAATGCCCGCGCATATCTATCGCTGCCGATCGTCGCGGCCATCGGCGGTTCCTGGATGGTCGAGCGCAAGCTGATCGCAGAGAAAAACTGGCCGGCCATCCGCACCCTGACCACCGAAGCCGTGCAACTTGCCGCATCAGTCGCCGTTTAG
- a CDS encoding PPC domain-containing DNA-binding protein: MRPFIQILGFLAIVSMSVAQSTRTEVTNATTSAEDSKTNSSAVPDVYALSGQFDRVLVLRFKYQTDLLTGLERMMKEQKIHNAVILAGIGSVRGYHVHTVSNRTFPSKNVYVKNPSGPADIVSMNGYVIDGRVHAHITLADPDKAFGGHLEPGTTVFTFAVVTVGVFKDGIDLSRIDDKNYR; the protein is encoded by the coding sequence ATGCGTCCATTCATTCAAATTCTGGGTTTTCTGGCGATCGTAAGCATGTCCGTGGCCCAATCAACTCGCACGGAAGTGACCAATGCCACCACATCGGCGGAAGATTCGAAGACGAACAGCAGCGCCGTGCCGGATGTGTACGCGTTAAGCGGGCAATTTGACCGGGTCCTGGTGCTGCGCTTCAAATACCAGACCGACCTCCTGACCGGCCTCGAGCGCATGATGAAAGAGCAAAAGATCCACAACGCGGTGATCCTGGCGGGCATCGGATCGGTTCGCGGTTATCACGTTCACACCGTCAGCAACAGGACCTTTCCTTCCAAGAATGTTTACGTGAAAAACCCCTCGGGCCCCGCGGATATTGTAAGCATGAACGGCTATGTGATTGACGGGCGCGTTCACGCCCATATCACCCTGGCCGATCCGGACAAGGCTTTCGGTGGGCATTTGGAGCCCGGCACGACCGTGTTCACGTTCGCGGTGGTGACGGTCGGGGTTTTCAAGGACGGGATCGACCTCAGCCGCATCGACGATAAGAACTATCGATAG